The Papaver somniferum cultivar HN1 chromosome 3, ASM357369v1, whole genome shotgun sequence genome includes a region encoding these proteins:
- the LOC113360507 gene encoding F-box protein At4g19940-like: MVRATPTYYFSKLLYDVKLQILIRVPTESLLDCKLVCKSWNSIIHSGSFSRFHLHHLIKSDSGKFGFLAYSGYAFNYGEYDDNESTSTQRKLDLRPPFNNGIVFGSCNGLICLCRNPSLYICNPVIRKRILLPEIRKPYIDADQHLDWISGFGHVSSTDEYKVFGIHVLQNEFLVIHIYTLGRDTGWRNIGEFSADLRPHLERISYECEGNEFYDIWRLEKKAIKCQQDRSWKHIFTVQQNTLLAITKGGKVLTQINGDIYLYNPISSTSKRVVKFEELNSDICPHKNTLISFKELGEEDPETIQSKMVSDEQPEDVGALGNVNNS, from the exons ATGGTGAGAGCAACTCCAACTT ATTACTTCAGCAAACTTCTCTATGACGTGAAGCTGCAAATATTGATTCGAGTTCCAACGGAGTCTCTTCTCGACTGTAAATTGGTGTGCAAATCGTGGAATTCGATTATTCATTCTGGATCATTCTCTAGATTTCATTTACATCATCTGATCAAGTCTGATTCTGGTAAGTTTGGTTTTCTTGCCTACTCTGGTTACGCTTTCAATTATGGAGAATATGATGATAATGAATCTACTTCTACTCAaagaaaacttgacttgagaccTCCTTTCAATAATGGAATAGTTTTTGGTTCTTGCAATGGTCTCATCTGCTTATGTAGAAATCCTTCTCTTTATATCTGTAATCCTGTCATTAGAAAGAGGATTCTCCTTCCTGAAATTAGGAAACCATATATTGATGCAGATCAACACTTGGATTGGATTTCTGGTTTTGGTCATGTTTCTTCTACAGATGAATACAAGGTTTTTGGGATACATGTTCTGCAGAATGAATTTCTTGTCATTCACATATACACTCTGGGTAGAGACACTGGTTGGAGAAACATTGGAGAGTTCAGTGCTGATTTGAGACCACACTTGGAACGAATCAGCT ACGAATGTGAAGGAAATGAGTTTTACGATATATGGCGCCTAGAAAAGAAGGCCATAAAATGTCAACAAGATCGGTCATGGAAGCATATCTTTACTGTACAACAAAATACATTACTAGCCATAACAAAGGGTGGCAAAGTTTTAACTCAAATTAATGGGGATATATACCTTTACAACCCGATTTCGTCCACATCAAAAAGGGTTGTGAAGTTTGAAGAGTTGAATAGTGACATATGCCCACACAAGAATACCTTAATATCCTTCAAAGAATTAGGGGAAGAAGATCCAGAGACTATACAGTCCAAGATGGTAAGCGATGAGCAGCCAGAAGATGTTGGTGCACTTGGTAACGTGAACAACAGTTAA